The Scleropages formosus chromosome 9, fSclFor1.1, whole genome shotgun sequence DNA segment atgttaagctacttaagttatttacccatttatagagtagtgtttttttttttttactggagcaatttagggaagtaccttgctcaagcatactgCATCTGGAgaaagtccaaaggcagcagctctaagcactacactaccagcagttCTGCCTTCTGACAGCATGCTGCCCACAGGTGGTGTTCTCCTCCAATGAGGACCTGGACTCGGGTGACCAGCAGACCAGCCTTATCCCCACTGTGGAGGAGGCCACCCATGAGGAGGAGGCTGTTGCTGAGGACACCAGCAGCGAGCAACAGTTTGGTGTCTTCAAGGACTTTGACTTCCTGGATGTGGAGCTGGAGGATGCAGAGGTGAGTTTGCAGAGGGAGGCATCGTGGGAGAAGGACTGAAGAGTATATGTTGTGTTTCCAAGAGCTTGATGCAATGATGGGCCAGTGCTGCCGTCCACATGTGTaagcatgtacacacacatgcactgcaGTGTGTCCTTCAGGGGCAGAAAGCATTTTGTCtttatgtggggggggggggtatgtgtgtgcttgtgtgtgtatataaaccACCCTCCACATTCTGCTTTGCTTCTGGTCTCACTAACTCCTGTGTCTTTCCTCCCTTTTTGCCAACCAGGAGCTGCAGGTAAGTTGCAGCCTGATCTGTACCGCCTTCCTCCACCCCCTGCTGATGGGGCGACAGGTTCATCCAATCACATCTCCTCTTTGTTGCTCGTGTGTCAGGATGTGCAGTCAGTCCTGTGCATTGCACCCAACCatcagcagtgtgtttgtgtgtagctGTTCTTGGGGCCATGTGCCTTGCTCCAGGCCAACTGCCTTTgctttcttgtgtgtgtgttacctagCGCTCAATGTCTCCCCACATGTTCTCAGagtgtttttcttctccaaacGCAGTGTCTTAGCATATGTGAGGCCCTGTAAGCTCTAGGTAATTTACCACACTCATATTGTGCTGAGCACTGTTTGTGGGCTCGGGGCTGTCCTGTTCTCCTAGGGTCCAGCCCTCTGCTTTTACCCTGGTTGCTCATCCCATGGGGCTCTGCAGAAGCATTTCCTGTAACCAGAGGTCAGTTGACCCTGGGCCCTGCCCCTCACCCGTGTCCCCTCACCGCTGTTCTTGCATCTGCCTGCAGGGGGAGAGCATGGACAATTTCAACTGGGGAGTGCGCCGGCGCTCGCTCGACAGCATGGACAAGGGCGACACGCCGTCGCTGCAGGAGTGCCAGTTCGCGGGCAGCACACCGAGCCTGAACCTCACGAACCAGGAGGACACGGACGAGTCATCCGAGGAGGAGGTAGTGCCCCCCCGCCCTCTTCTGAGTCACCACCTCTTTGTTGGCGCCCCCTGAGGGCCCAGCGGAGTGGCTGTGTTCCACACCGCAGTGTGGTCCACCGTGCCGATAAAACGGGTGCTCCCTCGTGATCCCCAGTGTGCGGCACACCCCACCAGCTGCCTGTGCGTAATGTTCACAGCGCCGTGTGGTGTCAGGCTGAGCTCCGGGTACGAGGCATTTTCTTGCCCTTTCCTCTACCCCTGCTGTTCTGATTTTGGCCGCAGTTTGGCGCTGCTGCACAGTTCTGATCCAGTCACCTTCTGCTTCTCTGTTGGCTTCATTTGCCAGTTGCCAGCAGAATGATATTCCTATTTGCCTGTAAGAATGCTCACTGTCGGCCACTACCAACCTGTCGCTGAAGACCAAGCCTGCCAAAGCGATGCCCAACACTTTGATAGATGGATTGATTGCGAAAGCAATGGTCCTTTGCGCTGGTGACGTTAACCCTTCGCTTCCCCACACAGCTGAACAGCGACTCTGCGACGGATGATGCCACCTCCAACCACGTGGACTCGCTGCAGCAGTCTCAGGAGTCCTCTAGCAGTGCCGTGACGGAGGAGGCCACGGCCGTGCTGCGCCCCGACAGCCCTGCCCTAGAGCCCGCCCACTCAGACAGCGCAAGCAGCCAGCCCCCTGAGGTGGGACCAATCAGGAACAGCAATAAACTGTGGTGCACAGGTGCTTTCTAGGTGTCCCCTCCCTGCTTCCCCCTGCACTCTCCTGGTGTTTTCGCATGAGCCGGCGTGTCGCTTTCTCCCTCAGTGCCTTCTCTTTGTGCACTTCACCCATAGGGTGTCCTctctcacctgctgctcactGCTCGTGGCTCTTCGCACACGCACGTTTTGCTGGTCTCTTTCACTGACATCTCCTGGCTTCTCCCTGCTACTACCGTGTGGGCGTAGCTTGGCCATTTGCTTGTCCGTGATTGGGGGAGCGATCAATGACTGACACCTCAGGCCAGCTGTGCTAATGCTACACGCTGGTTAAAGAGTCTCAGCCCCCAGTTGAGACCCTTAAAGCTGGACATTAAAGCAGACCCTCTCCTAGCACCCCCCACCTGCAGCTGGGAGCCATGTATCCTGTAGCCATGGGTACAAGCTGGCAACACACACGTAAGTATGACTACATCCCACTGCCCACAAGCACAGCAGGCAGAGCACACCTGCTGTTTGACTGCCATCCCCTGAcaacacactctccggtccctcCCCTGACACACTAACACGCTCGAGATGCTGCCTTGATGCTACCGGTGCTCACTAACACAGCTATGTTGTAGAGGACACCTCAAACCATCGCCTTCGCTTCgatttgttttcataaaagcacaaaagtttGTGTGTCATGCTGTTTGTATGTGCCGTGTTCCAGTCCGGTCCAGGAAGGGGGTTCTGTATACCTGTGCGGGGGTGGCGGCTGAAGCATTTGTACTGAGCACTTGTGTCCCTGTTCTCCACGGTGCAGCTCGTGGCACTGGGCCCCAATGTGAGTCCAAGGAGATGGCGCCATTAGCGTCATGGGCTAATGGAAGTGTGTCTGGGAAGGACTTGATAAAAGCCCATCGATTAACCCCCCCCAAATCCAGGGCCACGTCGCCGTAAAAAAGCTTTCTGCGCCACTTAATGAAAAGCATTGTTGGCATGGGGTGGGGCCAGGGCCGTGGGCCAGCCTTATTTGTAGTCCTTGGTCATGTTTTGCGCATCTTGCCTTTATGGGCCCATGAATACGTGGCTGTGAATTTCAATGTGTGCGTGGCGTCTGGTCTGGGGAGCCGTGAGGTTCAGTCCCATCCTCGCTGACCTTCAGCCTCGTCTTCCCGGACTGGATGGACCGAGTGCCGTCTCTTCATTACCGTGGTTACTGCTGAAAGCTGTGTGGAGAAGCATGGAGAAGCACAAGGCTTCATGCAAGAACACAGAGCTCCGTTTGTCCATCACACATATTTCAAAGGCAAAGTGAAGATGGCTGTCAGTAAATTAAAAGTGGAAACTAGTAGGTAATTTTTATAGCAGGTGCTCACTTCAGAATGTACCGGTTCCTACggttataaattttttttatttaatttccttcACTGCTCCGTTTTCTAAAATGTCTGGAGCAGAGTGAACCAGACATGTGTGGACATTTACTGTCAACAGAGATATCAGTAAAGAGCAGGCAGACAGTAGAGCAGTGTGGGGAACCGCCCCGTTCAACTCtctcccacagtgtttacagctcctgagTGTCAATGATCAGCACCAAGATGAGCAATGTTGTTCATCTTTATGGGATCAACTAGTCAGTGAACAGTGACATTGAACAGGGGCCTTTGAAGaagtttgtgtttctttttagcTGTGTttgagttttaattttactcaaTTAAAAGCCTTACACCATTTGTGAACTCAGTTACATCTCAagagataataaaaatgcagGGTTTTATTACATACTGTTGCACTGTGAGATTTTAACAGAATGTCCCAGGTGAATAAATGGGGGGACGTCTCCATCGTTTATCGGTTGTGTTTTGGCGGTAAAACAAGTGATTTTGCGGTACAGACTTGTGTCCCAGTAGTGTTTGAGAGTTAAAGGGTAGTCCTTCTCCCTGAGTGCTGTTGTGGCTGCAGTGTGTCAGGGGGCTGTTTGAGTACCCCCTGCTCaatgccccctgctgtcccgaCTCTGTCCAAACAGGATGCGAGCGGGACGGCGGCCGACGAGCTGAGCAGCAGTCTGAGCGAGGACACTGGCTTTTGCAGTGCGCCCCCCCTGCCCCCTGACCTTCCAGACTCCCAGGACCCCCAAGACGAGCTTGACTccgcacccccgcccccaccaccTGCCCAAGACAGCCCCCCTGGCTCCATCTGCGAGGAGGACGTGACTCTTGCCTTGAAGGAGCTCGACGAGAGGtgcgaggaagaggaggccGACTTCTCAGGACTGTCCAGGTGAGTCACGGGGAGGCAACGGAAGCCTCCAAAAATCGCCGGCTGCCTATCTAATGGCAGGTCACCAATTAGCTGATTGCTAGCAGCACGCAGGTGCCATCCACGCATTATTAATGTCATTGGCTGCAGAAGGACGGGGTGTCCCACACTGTGTACCTCAGTAGTGCAGCTGGctagtgtgtgtgcacacgtgCAGTGACTGCCACGCCTGGTCCTTGTGTGTTCACAGTCAGGACGAAGGCGATGCTGACAGCTTCCCAGAGATCCaggcatcccctcccccttcccccttcctGTCAGCCATCCTAGCAGCCTTTCAGCCAGTCACCTACGATGATGAGGAAGATGCCTGGCGTTGCCACGTCAACCAGATGCTGTCAGACACGGATGGTTCCTGTGCCGTCCACACGTTCCACGTGTTCTCCCAGCTTTTCCAGGTGAGCTCCAGCTCTTCTATATGTGCGTGTATgcatgtgcacgtgtgtgttggGTGCTAACCCTGTGTGTGTTGGGGCTGCAGAGCATCCGGAACAAGTTTGGCTCCATCACTAAGGCGTCTGTCAGCTTCCTGGGCCCAGAGCTCCAGCGGGTCGGCAACAAGTTCCGCAGTTCTCTGGACGTGATGATGAGCTGCACCAAGTGTCCGACAGTCTTCCTGGATGCAGAGACGGTAGGGGGCACtctgacgtgtgtgtgtgtgtgtgtgtgtgtgtgtgttgcagctgGTTGTGAGCTGCTCAGCCACATGGAGCAGGTGTTGTTCACCATGTTTACTTCTGTGCCCTTTGCAGCTGCTGTCATGTGGCTTACTGGAGACGTTGAAGTTCAGTGTGCTGGAGCTACAGGAGCATCTGGACACCTACAGTGCAAAGAAAGAGGCGGCTGAACAGGTGAGGCACCTGTGGCCACGTCCTTCTTACCTGGACCAACCCATAGCACTTCGTGTTGCACGGGATAAAGAGTTTGTCCGGTTTGCTGAGGTTAGGTGTTCCGCTGCTAGCGCTGACACACAGATTGATAGACCGCCATGCTTTGCTAGACATAAAAAACACACGTGTCGAGTGTAAATGTAGGCTGCATCTGTAACAGGCGGAGTGGAAGAACAGCGTTATTTACTGTGAAATGAGCAGAACGTGTTCCCTGTATCCATATTCCTGAAAGCGTGGTGAAAGAGCTCATAGACTGGTTGTGACAACAGAGCCCGGTGTGCAGCCGAAGTAGGGCAGCAAAATGGGTTATTGACTCCGATGAAAGGATGGTCACCTCTGTCAAACAGCGCCGGACAGCAAGGGGAGTGTGTGCATACCTGACCGAAGCATCCGTGTAATGCATGTCAGTAACACGCAGGTCAGCGTGGGGGGCGGAGACTAATCAGCAGGGGGTCACCAGGGTGTCTGACTGCTGTTCTGTGCCCCTGTGCAGTGGCTGGAGAACTGTAAGAAAACATTTGGGGAGAAGGACAGCGACCGGCAGCCCACCGCCCAGGTAGGGTTcccttgctgtgtgtgtgtgtgtgtgtgtgtgtgcgcgcacctgCAGCCTTCTGCACCTCTACAGAGGTTTGTTTCTCGACAGCGTTGGAGATCAGCTCCCTCAGGACGCTGTGGCAACCACTGGTGCGCTGTTTGTCACGGGCCGTGCGGCTCTGCTGCTCTCATTCACTGCACCACACTCTGTCCCAGGGAACACCCTATTAGTGCCCTCACTTCCACCGCACCGCTTCTGAGTGTGTCTATGTACATCGTCCCGTTTGGAGTTAGCTATACTCGGTCGCGCTGATAGATGATGTAGTGTTTCATTGGCCTGCCCAAAGGCCCCGCCCACTCCCCCCAAGAGTGAGCGCTGTGCATCAGAGACAGGCCTGTACGCACTCGTCCTGGGTCATCAATCCGGTCGACGGCGTGCTGGGATCTGCGCCTTCTGCGCTACACTCCTGATTGTGTGCGCGCCCGTGTGCGAGACTCTGGCTCATGCTCGCCGCGTTGGAGAACCTCACTAATTCTcgctttttttctctctctttccttctcctcatctcatgtttgtgtgtgttttttcttttttttttttcttttttttttttaatttatttacttttttttttttgtgtgtgtgtgcgtgtgtttgtttgtttgtttgtttgtttttggtgacCTGCTCGCTCTTCTTGCTTAGCAAATGGAACTGCTGGCAGTAAGTGGCTCATTGCACTCTTTCacatcagagaccacacacTCACCACCCATGTGCGTGCGCCTTCCTCGTGTGTCTCCACCCCCACGGCGCTACGCTGCGCTCACTAACTCCGCCCCCAATCAGCCCCAGTTCACCATCCACATTCATGCTTCCTGTAACCGGTGTGTCGCGTCTTGTGATTAGTACAGGACTGTCAGTGTTGTCCATGTGTACtgtgcctccccccccccagccaatCTCCCAATCCCCCAGCACCCAACTGGTGAGAGTTGAGTGTCAACGCAGGCAAAGACTGGGTtgcggggtggggggctgggaaGGCCACACCTGTCTTCCTGCCTGCCCAATCTGCATGTTCATTTCCACCTGCATCCATTCCTCTCCGAGTGAGAACGACTGTGTGGCCCAGGTGGCCATGTGACCACGGTGACCTGGTGGGGGTGCCCCAGCAGTCGCCGTGTTCTTCAGGCCTGCTAATTAACATGGCTCCTGTGTGACACGTGTGACAATGAGCTTGCTCTGccattccccctccccctcccccaggagCTGGAGCTGTGCCGCCGCCTCTACAAGCTGCACTTCCAGCTTCTACTGCTCTTCCAGGCCTACTGCAAGCTCGTCACGCGAGTGGACACCATCAAGCGGGAGCCTGAGGTGAGAAGGGTTGGACGTTGGGCGAGCCGGGCCAGGAGAGGCCGGATCTCGTGAGGAGAGCTCTGTGACAGAGCACTCGTCTGGCGTCCGCAGGTCACCAACATGTCGGAGGAGCTGACTGTGCTGGAGAGCTGTCTGAAGGAGGCAGAGTCTCTGGCAGAGGGACAGGCGGAGGTGGCCGTGCCTGAAGCAGCTCAAGCAGATGCTGAGAGCGCCATACAATCGCTCATCGAGTCCCTCAGGAGTCACAGTTTTGACTCCGCCCTCGCACAGGTCAAGGCCTTCAGGTACAAATGTGTCACCGTGCTTCACATTGCTAATGGCCTGCTACAAAATGTGCTCGCTGTGCCCCGTggctccctccctcctttttaCCTAGTGCCTCGTGTGCCCATGCAGGTCTCTGTGGCCCGACGACATCTTTGGCCACAACGCGGATGACGCCGTCCAGACGCTTCTGCACATCTACTTTCGGCACCAGAGCCTGGGCCAGACAGGCTGCGTGGCCGTGGTGGGTCCCGGCCGAGACCTGTCGCAGGCCAGCGGCACGCTCATGGAGCTCAACCTGCAGATGCGCGAGTCCCTGCGTCTGGCCCAAGGGCCGCCGAGCAGCGTCGGCTTCTGAAGAGCGCGCCTGTGTGCGCGACGCTTTTTTCGCCAGAAGCCAGCTGCGCGGCTGCAATAACGGCAGGACGCTATGGGACGAAGCCCTGGCTGACGACTCCTTGGATCTCCTGCATCGGACAGACACATGGCATGCTTGAAAGAGAAAGCACTGCGAGAatatttttttgacaaattttattttttaatcaagcTAATCCTTCTAAGTTGTAAATGTTTCCTGGATGCCTCCCAGTGGCTCTTAAGAGGTCAAACCTCccctggggggtgggtggggtggcttccctgctcagtttgtctGACTGTAGGTAACCAAAACAGTAGCTGCCTTTAgaagtgtgtgtacgtgtgcgtgCAGATATGCAGACACACAGGTGCATGTATGTTCAGAGCGGCTACTTTTGTCATTAAAAGCATCTAACTTATTTTACTCTGTATATATTTTAGAAATGTATAGTGTAAAACGCAGTATTTTTCTTGTATATTTGTGCGATGCACTGTTCATGCGCAATAGGTGTATAAAACGAATGCTCAAAGAGAAAAGTGGTGGAAAAGTCACTGTTGAGTCAGTCTATTTCCACCCTCCTCCTGTTAGCGTTTCATAGCAGAGCCCCTCTCACCAAGATGTACTTTCCACTTTCTGCGGGATGGATAAGGGTGCACCCCCTTAAACATACACCTTCCTCCCACTACTGATTCGTGTATTTCCCTGTGGGGTCTGTACACAGTCTGACTGCagtgcagtggggggggggttaactTCTATACATGCACTTGACTGGCACCTAACCCActgctgtgttgtgtgtgcgcacacCACCACCctcctctggggggggggggtaggtcAGCACTGCTGGAGCACCTTTTATCTCCACCCAGAAGAGCCCCTGGACCCCCTCTGCTGCTGGAGTTGTGTTCCTCAGGCTTACTAGAGAGTCACACTAACCACTCACTATTGAAGTAGGGAAGGTACCACAGCCCTCTAGGGCAGAGTAGGGGATGCCTTGTAAGAATTACACAGGGAGAAGGCTGGTGgtggaggggaggaaaaaaaaaaaaaaaaaccccaaaacatGGGAAAGAATGACAGAGGCTGAGCCAGTCATCTGTTTTGCCACAGCACATGGACTGAAACTCTTCACCCCaatgaaagcaaacacacagactgCTGGTTAAACTTTATTTACAGAGTGCCGGcaccaggacacacacacacatacacacagtgacacCTAGTCTAGATGATGTACTTGAAGCTGAACGTGCTGTCGCATGAGAGACGCTTGCCCTTGCACCTCCCACACAGGTCCTGGCGATGGGGGCGCTTGGGGTCCACATGGCGCTGCGTCACGGGGCACGTGCAGCGGGCTCGCTTGCAGCTCTGCGGAAAACAAATCGATCGGGGGGAGGTGACGGGATGGGACACGTACATatccctctccccccccccaaaacagtCAACCGACAGGGAAGCCCAGCACCACAGGATGCTCAGAAGGAAGCTACCGACCTGGCACGTGATGTCCTCAACACGGTACGGGTTGTAGGCCTTCTGGCATGTTCTACAGAACTGCTTGAAGTAGACCTGAGGGCACCACACAGATGCACAGTCAGCCCCATGCATGAGCGCGAGCGTGCACGCGCGCACCCCTACCTACCTTGTTGGTGCCCTGCACACACCACACGTAGGCGCTCTCCCAGCGCAGGTTGCACTCCCTGCAGTGGTAGTAGCCGTACTTCTGCTCTAGGAACTGCAAAAGAAAGTGCCAGCGGGACAGGTGAGCGAAGGTCGgtgggtgtgtgtctctctcacacacacacacacacacacacacacacaccatgtgacgTCACTGCAGCGAAAACCCCCGCTTTAACAGAAAAGTCTTAAACTTGTACTTTCAACGCGGGTGCTGCTGAAACCAGTCTCCTCTCCTACCTGTCGGTGAAGAGCCTCGCTctccgcgcgcgcgcacgagACACCTGCGCAGGTGGAGCCACGCGCCGCTCACCTGGAAGCGCACGCGCGCCTTCGTCTTGGCCCCGTCCGGCGCGcccttgtgctgctgctgctccggcGGGAGcgtcttttcctcctcctgttgttgttctttctcttcttccttgtcgtcgtcctcctcctcctccttcttctcctcctccttctccttctctcggCCCCCGATCCCGTCCGCGCGCTCCCGCTgccccttctccttctcctccgtttcctccccctcttcttcctcctcttcttcttcctcctcctcctcctcttcctcctcctccaggaaGGAGCTCAGCCTCCGGGACGCCACGGGCGAGTACACGGCCAGGGTTCGCGGGTAGCGCACGACCCCGCCCCCCACGGGGCTCCCGGGCACCTGCGTCTCCTGGCGCCTGCGTCGCGGCGCCTCGCGCCGGCGCGCCACGAGCGTGCGCGGCCCCAGCGAGCACTGCACGGAGGCGTCCGTGCGCGGGTTCACCTGCACGCCCACGTCCCGCGTGTTGGCTTTGCGCAGGCGCGGCGTCAGGTTCGGGTTGATCTGCGACAGGATGGACTTGAGGTGCGCGCGCTGCTGGTTGTCCAGGTACGCGTCCCCGTCGCCGTACGCGCCCACGTAGCCCTTGTGGCGCCACGCGACGCCCTTGGGCCTGCCGCCCAGGTAGCGGTACGAGTAGGGGTTGTACGCCGAGTACAGGTAGCCGTCCATGGCCTCGTCCCCGTACGTCGCCATCTCTCTACgtcaacgcccccccccccgcggcgGCGCTCGCGCACCTTAAGTGGAGGCGGCGCGGGGCGCGGCTGATGAGCGTGCGCGGAACACCGGTGCGCTCACGTGCCGCCGCCGCAGCCGGCTCGCTCGCGCCGGCCGATCCGGCGACAggtgcgtccccccccccctttccaaaTGACGGCGGGATCGCTGGTGTGCGCGCGTGTGACAGACCCCCCCCAGCACAGTAGTGTACAACTGGTTACGGGTAACTTACAGTCactgctttggacccaaaggtcgcaggttccatccccacctccagctgtagtacccttgacttgagcaaggtactttaccctaaattgctccagtaaaaaagttacccggctgtataagtGGGGAAATAACTGTAATCGTTGTAACCTGAACACTCTAAGTCAGTAAGTcatgtttaattaattaattgaaaattgtccgaaggtgatcaggaatcgtcgatattcagataaagttttatgcagctgctcgtgtgatgaacgatggttcatacggtggaaagtaaccaactgtacttaagaatcacacgtctgtatttaagtgtctcttcctgctcatgtaatgaacacactgtattttctatggaCAAAAGTGTGtcatgaatgaatgcatgttcATGTAAACGAATGTACAGCAAAGGTGGTCGACGAGCACGtgaccccgtgtgtgtgtgccgaaTGAACACATTATAGACTGGTCTGTAAGCATCAgtaagcacgcacacacacacacacacacacacacacacacacacacacgtttctgTATTAATCCTTTCAGAGCTCTTTGTTTAAATACAGGCACCTATACCTGTAactctaagtgtgtgtgtgtgtgtgtgcgcgcaacaCACTGACCCAGTGAGTCTACACTGTTTGTCCCAGGAGACCCATTTTCGGCTGTGTCTCTAACTCTGAGATGAGTTCAGCTCACGCTacatgggactcaaaccctccTCTGCTTCCAAGCAAGTGAACAGTATGTTTCCATAGTAATAATCTTTAATAATGATGTTTAACtgaagtctcacacacacacaggtctttTTACTGACTGAATGCTGTTGGTGATGATGTCCAAACTTGTTGACTGTACAGTCCTTCCGGAAACTTccgtcctccacttgtgtccttggTGCTGTCCGCTGTCAACCGTCCGTCCGGTCGCTACTCGTCCCCTTTGTCTTTCCCCCCTCGGAACTTCGACCGCAATTCGAACGCTCAGCTGTGTGGTAACGTGTCTTTATTTGTGAGCTCAGTACAGGCCTGTCCACAGGAAGCGGAcgtaaaaatgaaatcaaacgAAAGAGACGCGACCTGCGCCGCAGCGTCTCGGTGGACATGGAGCACGTGGGAGCCCCTGACTGTGAGAACATGTCCTTCACCCGGCAGCATCCCCCAGCCATCTTCAGAGCTGGACAGAGCGCACATCCATCACCGCGGCAACCGTCCCCAGTGCCGCCAGTCCAGTGCTGCGTGTCCTGGCTC contains these protein-coding regions:
- the zar1 gene encoding zygote arrest protein 1; this encodes MATYGDEAMDGYLYSAYNPYSYRYLGGRPKGVAWRHKGYVGAYGDGDAYLDNQQRAHLKSILSQINPNLTPRLRKANTRDVGVQVNPRTDASVQCSLGPRTLVARRREAPRRRRQETQVPGSPVGGGVVRYPRTLAVYSPVASRRLSSFLEEEEEEEEEEEEEEEEEGEETEEKEKGQRERADGIGGREKEKEEEKKEEEEDDDKEEEKEQQQEEEKTLPPEQQQHKGAPDGAKTKARVRFQFLEQKYGYYHCRECNLRWESAYVWCVQGTNKVYFKQFCRTCQKAYNPYRVEDITCQSCKRARCTCPVTQRHVDPKRPHRQDLCGRCKGKRLSCDSTFSFKYII